In Theileria equi strain WA chromosome 3, complete sequence, the genomic window GTCCATCAAGACGTCGACCCTGAGAAGATGTTATGAACATTTGTGCATTTGTACCATTCATGTTTACGTGGAGAGGTGAGAAACGCCCACACGGCCGCTGAAAAGAGCACATAACCACCAGCTACCATGAGTGCATCTGTAGAGCGGTTTATAATGAAGAAATATACACGAAaatatatggatataattGGCACAGGAACAAATGAGCTCCATGGGTCCGCGAGGGGACAGAAAGTCAGCTCCCGCCTGAAACGCAAAACAAACTCTTGACTCGGGAGCCCGGTCCAGCATTTTTATCTTGTGAATGATCCATGGGTACAAATTTACATGGTAGTAGTTACTAGTACTACTTGACCAAATCGGTCGGGTTTATTACATGACTTGGGGATCCTCAAAGAGAGCGACGTCTCCTTTTGAAGGCCTCTAAATCTTCAAGTTTCAAGAGTTTTCCACCCTTGAGGAGCTGCTCTGCTTTCTTTTTGCCTGCTTCGTCGAGACCATCAAGGATGAGATTCTTGATCGTGAAACCCTGTGGCAATGGCACCTTGAGTCTCTTAAACATTCCCTTCCACAAGTTGTAAAAGATTGGAGTCAACACGATTTTGGTATCGAGTGGCAGCCTATTGAGTGCGTCCTTAAAGAGCTTCTCGATATCTGGCAAGGTCTCCTTGAGGGCGTGAGTGGTAACGGCCTTGGAGGCATGGATAAGAACCTCCTTTCCAGCTGATTTGGCGGCCCTTTTGACaccagagaagaatgagcGCAAACCAGATGTGCGTTTGTGTTGAGGAGCTGCTGGAGCCGCAGGAGCTGAGGCCTTATTCTCTTCAGCAGCCTCTTCCTGCTTCTCAAGCGCCTTCTCAATGGCAGTTACTTCGTCATCCTACAGGTTTGTATTTACTTTAGCGGATGGACCAACCTCTAGGAATGAAAAAATCTTTCTGACGTGGTCCTTGGAGTCTAGGTTCAGGCC contains:
- a CDS encoding signal peptide-containing protein (encoded by transcript BEWA_002570A), which translates into the protein MKGLNILCATTVAIFFYGTLGVHSRRYSSLDPSFLSKADIESYDVFSESLLVELENFSNKILDKLADRFAQKLGRSGLNLDSKDHVRKIFSFLEDDEVTAIEKALEKQEEAAEENKASAPAAPAAPQHKRTSGLRSFFSGVKRAAKSAGKEVLIHASKAVTTHALKETLPDIEKLFKDALNRLPLDTKIVLTPIFYNLWKGMFKRLKVPLPQGFTIKNLILDGLDEAGKKKAEQLLKGGKLLKLEDLEAFKRRRRSL